Genomic DNA from Puntigrus tetrazona isolate hp1 chromosome 6, ASM1883169v1, whole genome shotgun sequence:
GGTATGGCAGTAGAGCGTTTCATTGCTATCTGTAAACCACTGCATCACGCTCAGATCTGCACACCACAAAGAACCCACATCTTTATATGTTTGCTGTGGGTTATGGGAGCTATAGGTTCTATAGCAGATatcattatttctattttaaccCAACCCTTATCTTTCTATAGATCCTTAATACCTTGCTACCCAAATTATGCGTTTCCTTCCAAAGCCCACAAGGATCGCACCACTGCTTCACAAGTCATCTGTATGTCATTGGTGTGGATAATTCTAATCTATACTTATTGCAGAGTCCTGTTCACTGCCAGAAAGGCAGTTTCAAAGGGTTCGGCAAATAAGGCTCAGGGTACAATATTGTTGCATGGTGTCCAGTTACTTCTTTGTATGCTTTCTTATATCACTCCTTTTCTGTTTACAATAACTACCCCTTTCTTCCGTCTTCACCAAACTAAGATCACTTTCTGTGTTTatctttttacaaatattttgccAAGATTACTAAGTCCTTTGATATATGGGGTCCGAGACCAGAAGTTTGTGAAACAAATGAAGGAATACTTtacttttaacattattattgtaaagaTAGTGCCatcaaaataatgaattttatttggctaaaatttatgcaaatatgtttatatgtttatatatatttgtttatgacACTTGTTTCATTTTGAGATTTGAGAACATCAATAAGAGCACAAACCTGTGCATTAGATAAGAAAATATCAATGTGGCATATACAAACGAATTATGAATGTACTTTACTCAGGACTAACTTTTCTTTTCTGAGCCATTTTTGCTCAGTATCTTTTAATCAGTAgatgatttgtgatttttaatggaTGTATAAATCAGTACATCTCAAGTTCACGTATAAAGATCACATGAACACATTAgtcacattaattattaattatgaaaacaacCTAAAATGTAGTCTTTATTTTCAACAGTATATCttgatttatacattaaaatgccTTCATAACCAAATtagagttttaaaataaacaatttggGAAGACTGCTTAATAATGCAAATgataatacagttttaatttcaattatttttaataaatcacagtttgaatttgtattatttgtggttttgtttagttatttgttttaataccaTGGTTTAAGGTTACTTGTGTTATTTTGTCACTTAATCAgttaatgcatgtatttatttgttatgtgtttattattattacaattattataatgtacACATGCATAAATCAAATGGATATTGTTCAGATCAGTAAGATATAGACTACTGTTTATAAACTTACTTGGGCAAGTTTAAAGTGAGTAAGACTTCCACGGTAAGTAATACGTTTAATCGTTTAAATAATCTaagcaaaaacacatgcattaggaatatttaaaaaaaaaaaaaaaaacttaatccAGGTAAGCGCTAGAAAAAGCAAAACGTAAATAACCAAATAACCAAAAACCTTATTGGGCCGTATTCACTTTGATAAACGACAGAGAGGCATTTTAACAGAATTTCAGTTAAAGATTGATTTCATCTGACCAATTT
This window encodes:
- the LOC122347516 gene encoding odorant receptor 131-2-like — its product is MNSTVWIVDSYEEALVKNIVIVSLGLIINFINGMLVLTFFSNPMFSRDSRYILYIHLVINDMLMICISVTLYVLTYVSPLVNASLCCVLVVLGSTTFMITPLNLAGMAVERFIAICKPLHHAQICTPQRTHIFICLLWVMGAIGSIADIIISILTQPLSFYRSLIPCYPNYAFPSKAHKDRTTASQVICMSLVWIILIYTYCRVLFTARKAVSKGSANKAQGTILLHGVQLLLCMLSYITPFLFTITTPFFRLHQTKITFCVYLFTNILPRLLSPLIYGVRDQKFVKQMKEYFTFNIIIVKIVPSK